The Paenibacillus sophorae genome has a segment encoding these proteins:
- a CDS encoding TetR/AcrR family transcriptional regulator: MPKLDRRIAKSQEAIKRALIELMTEKSFDSITIQDLSDRANVNRGTIYLHYQDKFDLLDKIMEEHINNMSIFCESASEMNYIESTVHCMEYFEKNFLFFSTMLASEGASYFRSRFLQFNIEEFRKDVDITKEKNAGQIEDVIVEFIANAYVGVVEYWLKNKMPYPPRVMAEKVGELLERII; this comes from the coding sequence ATGCCGAAATTGGATAGAAGAATAGCCAAAAGCCAAGAAGCAATTAAAAGGGCTCTTATCGAATTGATGACCGAAAAAAGTTTTGATAGCATTACCATTCAGGATCTCTCCGACAGGGCAAATGTGAACCGGGGAACCATTTATCTTCATTACCAAGATAAATTCGATTTATTAGATAAGATCATGGAAGAACATATCAACAATATGAGTATTTTTTGCGAGTCGGCCTCTGAAATGAATTATATAGAATCGACTGTACACTGTATGGAATACTTTGAGAAAAATTTTTTGTTCTTCTCGACGATGTTAGCTAGTGAAGGAGCCTCGTATTTTCGCAGTCGATTCCTTCAGTTTAATATCGAAGAGTTCAGGAAAGATGTGGACATCACAAAAGAAAAAAATGCGGGTCAAATTGAAGATGTAATCGTTGAGTTTATTGCAAATGCATACGTAGGGGTAGTTGAATACTGGTTAAAGAATAAAATGCCTTATCCGCCTCGTGTCATGGCAGAAAAAGTTGGGGAGTTATTAGAGCGAATTATATAG
- the licT gene encoding BglG family transcription antiterminator LicT, with amino-acid sequence MKIEGILNNNAVISTKEKQEVIIIGRGIGFKKRVGDDINEQQIHKIFTLENEDTMKKFKTLIADMPMEYMDISEKIIAYAKIKLGKKLNDSIYIHLTDHIYFAIERYKNNLPIKNGLLWEIRQIYKDEHEIGLEALNMICEKFGVLLPEDEAGFLALHIVNAELNEEMPVVKNMTKVMQEVLTIVRYHFKLDFNENSLSFYRFITHLKFFAHRLVKSNHYKSTSDDDLYNVIKVKYPDAYECSKKIKKFIESSYTYELTDEEMIYLTIHIERVFKNNNE; translated from the coding sequence GTGAAAATCGAGGGAATATTAAACAATAATGCAGTTATCTCAACAAAAGAAAAACAAGAAGTTATCATCATTGGACGTGGAATTGGTTTTAAAAAGCGTGTTGGTGATGATATTAATGAACAACAAATTCATAAAATTTTCACTTTAGAAAACGAAGATACAATGAAAAAGTTTAAGACCTTAATTGCTGATATGCCAATGGAGTATATGGATATATCCGAAAAAATCATTGCATATGCCAAAATAAAATTAGGAAAGAAGCTAAACGATAGTATTTATATTCATTTAACTGATCATATTTATTTTGCAATTGAACGTTATAAAAATAATTTGCCTATTAAGAACGGATTACTATGGGAAATTAGGCAGATATATAAAGACGAACATGAGATTGGATTAGAAGCATTAAATATGATATGTGAAAAATTTGGTGTCCTCTTACCAGAGGATGAAGCAGGGTTCTTAGCCCTTCATATTGTTAATGCTGAATTGAATGAAGAGATGCCTGTTGTAAAAAATATGACTAAGGTTATGCAAGAAGTATTAACGATTGTCAGATATCATTTTAAGTTGGATTTTAATGAAAACTCTTTATCATTCTATCGTTTTATAACGCATCTTAAGTTTTTTGCACATCGGCTAGTCAAGAGCAATCATTACAAAAGCACATCAGATGACGACTTATATAATGTAATCAAGGTAAAGTATCCGGATGCATATGAATGTTCAAAAAAAATAAAGAAGTTTATCGAGAGTTCTTACACCTACGAATTGACTGATGAAGAAATGATTTATTTGACCATTCATATTGAAAGGGTTTTCAAAAATAA
- a CDS encoding alpha/beta hydrolase, whose translation MKKKPIIKGGLHLLIVMVLAVLVSTNTVSSATTGSPAAISLAWDKTFPKNNKVTVEKVSYTNRLGINIVADMYLPKNMNRAKKSSAIIVGPPFTGVKEQTAGLYAQEMAARGFVTLAFDPSYTGESGGQPRNIASPDTFAEDFSAAVDFLGTRSFVDRNRIGVIGVCASGGFAVSAAQIDPRLKAIATVSMYDMGRATREGLGLAVTPNDVMTKEEQIKALEEAAEQRWIDFESGQIKYGGGTAVELKPSAEAAVREFSEYYGTPRGYHPRSLPYSLTSRGALVNFYPFEHIDTISPRPILFIAGENAHSRYYSEDAYKLAAEPKELYIVPGAGHVDLYDRMEYIPFNKLESFFKANLK comes from the coding sequence ATGAAGAAGAAACCTATTATCAAGGGAGGCCTTCACTTACTCATAGTGATGGTACTGGCCGTGCTTGTATCCACAAACACAGTTTCTTCCGCGACCACCGGTTCACCCGCAGCAATTAGCCTGGCATGGGACAAGACCTTTCCTAAAAACAACAAGGTCACTGTTGAAAAAGTCTCATACACTAACAGACTTGGCATTAACATCGTCGCGGATATGTATCTTCCTAAAAACATGAATAGAGCAAAGAAATCTTCCGCAATCATTGTTGGACCCCCGTTCACTGGCGTGAAGGAACAGACGGCTGGCTTGTATGCCCAGGAGATGGCAGCACGGGGCTTTGTAACCCTGGCCTTTGATCCCTCCTACACTGGAGAAAGCGGCGGGCAACCGCGTAATATTGCTTCTCCGGACACGTTCGCCGAAGATTTCAGCGCCGCCGTGGACTTTTTGGGCACACGCTCGTTTGTGGACCGTAACCGTATTGGCGTCATCGGCGTTTGTGCCAGTGGCGGGTTTGCGGTCAGCGCTGCGCAGATTGACCCTCGGCTGAAGGCCATCGCGACAGTTAGTATGTACGACATGGGCCGCGCCACCCGTGAGGGATTGGGGTTAGCGGTAACACCGAACGATGTAATGACCAAGGAAGAACAGATAAAAGCCCTTGAAGAAGCCGCTGAACAGCGCTGGATCGATTTTGAGAGCGGACAGATAAAATATGGCGGCGGAACTGCAGTGGAACTAAAACCCTCAGCAGAAGCAGCAGTCCGAGAGTTCTCTGAATACTACGGTACGCCAAGGGGATATCACCCCCGCTCATTGCCCTACAGCCTTACCAGCAGAGGGGCGCTCGTGAACTTCTACCCGTTCGAGCATATTGATACGATTTCTCCGCGTCCAATTCTGTTCATCGCAGGTGAGAATGCCCACTCTAGGTACTACAGCGAAGATGCCTACAAGTTGGCGGCCGAACCGAAGGAACTCTATATTGTTCCAGGCGCAGGGCATGTGGATCTGTACGACAGAATGGAGTACATCCCGTTCAACAAGCTCGAGTCCTTCTTCAAAGCAAATCTGAAGTAA
- a CDS encoding MFS transporter — protein MAKRNHLLIFILTVGVFGIINTEMGVIGILPSLADHYNISVSQAGLLVSLFALAVAISGPTMPLLFSGINRKKVMLLVLGVFLLSNIVSIFTTNFTVVLIARVIPAFFHPIYCSLAFTVAAASVSKEEAPKAVSKVFIGVSSGMVVGVPIVSFIANAVSIEMAMAFFAFVNAIVFIATIIFVPSMPVKERLSYGSQVRVLKKSMTWLSVAAVILLNSAVFGVYSYLAEYLKTVTNMSANSISLMLILFGGSNIIGNIVAGRLLTKNANKSVIAFPFVLGTVYIILFLVGQFSIPTAIVTLIWGILAGIGGNINQYWIISAAPEAPDFANGLFLTSANLGTTVCAAAGGLFISGMGTQYVILVGILSLIFSLITILLRIYRSAHAKQFSR, from the coding sequence TTGGCTAAACGAAATCATTTGTTGATTTTCATTTTAACCGTAGGAGTTTTCGGTATCATAAATACCGAAATGGGTGTTATTGGGATATTGCCTTCTCTTGCTGATCACTACAATATCAGTGTATCTCAGGCAGGATTGCTGGTAAGTCTCTTTGCACTAGCTGTCGCAATATCCGGTCCAACAATGCCGCTATTGTTTTCGGGTATAAATCGGAAGAAGGTCATGTTACTTGTACTTGGTGTTTTTCTTCTTAGTAATATCGTTTCCATATTTACAACAAACTTTACCGTTGTATTAATTGCTCGTGTAATTCCAGCTTTTTTTCATCCGATTTATTGCTCGTTGGCATTTACAGTAGCTGCCGCTTCGGTTAGTAAGGAAGAAGCCCCAAAAGCCGTTTCGAAAGTTTTTATTGGGGTATCATCAGGAATGGTGGTCGGTGTACCGATTGTAAGTTTTATTGCTAATGCCGTTTCGATTGAAATGGCGATGGCATTCTTTGCTTTTGTGAATGCGATTGTTTTTATTGCTACAATAATATTTGTACCATCGATGCCTGTTAAGGAAAGACTTTCTTACGGATCTCAAGTAAGGGTACTAAAAAAATCAATGACCTGGCTTTCTGTTGCAGCTGTCATTTTACTAAACTCTGCTGTATTTGGAGTTTATAGTTATCTGGCGGAATATCTGAAAACTGTCACGAATATGTCTGCGAATTCCATTAGCTTAATGTTGATCCTGTTCGGTGGGTCGAATATTATCGGAAACATAGTGGCAGGGAGATTACTGACCAAAAATGCGAACAAATCAGTCATCGCTTTTCCTTTTGTATTAGGGACCGTTTACATCATCTTATTCTTAGTAGGTCAGTTTAGTATCCCTACGGCGATCGTTACATTAATTTGGGGGATATTGGCAGGGATTGGAGGGAATATCAATCAATATTGGATCATCTCGGCAGCCCCTGAAGCCCCTGATTTTGCCAATGGATTGTTTTTAACTTCCGCTAACTTGGGAACAACTGTTTGTGCTGCTGCAGGTGGATTATTTATATCAGGAATGGGTACACAATACGTCATATTGGTGGGAATCCTGTCATTGATATTTAGTTTGATCACTATTCTGCTAAGAATTTACAGGAGTGCTCATGCAAAACAATTTTCTAGGTAA